In the Desulforhopalus sp. genome, one interval contains:
- a CDS encoding MCE family protein produces the protein MIALLVALVLGGGSYGLWQLYQQENSITVVFADANGLSPGTGVWMAGVEIGKVQQLQIAGDGVALSIFLKKEVREQLTDHALFVIDPGADRNSTPVVRVKAGAGGVAPLPAKVRLKGVNSYALWQLNDYSQKVFEFINEPQLQEGIKRLEQLGSELKGGEPQK, from the coding sequence ATGATCGCATTGCTCGTGGCGCTGGTGCTTGGCGGAGGGAGCTATGGTTTATGGCAGCTTTACCAACAGGAAAATTCCATCACCGTCGTCTTTGCCGACGCCAATGGGCTGAGTCCGGGAACCGGTGTTTGGATGGCTGGTGTTGAGATCGGCAAGGTCCAACAACTGCAAATCGCCGGTGATGGAGTTGCCTTGTCGATTTTTTTGAAAAAAGAGGTACGAGAACAACTGACCGATCACGCCCTTTTTGTCATCGATCCCGGCGCTGACAGGAACAGTACGCCTGTCGTCCGAGTAAAGGCTGGTGCCGGCGGGGTGGCGCCACTTCCGGCAAAGGTACGATTGAAAGGCGTAAATTCATACGCCCTCTGGCAATTGAATGATTATTCGCAGAAGGTGTTTGAATTCATTAACGAGCCACAGCTGCAGGAAGGTATCAAGCGTCTGGAGCAACTTGGCAGTGAATTGAAGGGTGGTGAACCGCAGAAATGA
- a CDS encoding metallophosphoesterase family protein, which translates to MKRSLRYRADGTFTIVQFTDTHFGNGEGVDSRTSTLMSQVLDAERPDLVIFTGDVIGGQQGENLPQSAWRAATAPVLARDLPWCAVFGNHDDECGASRRQLLALQQEIPGCLTRPGPSRVSGLGNFFLRIHSAKDRTAAALLCCLDSNSYAETAVGGYGWVRGDQIRWFSQVVHHLKSSAGTAFSPPVLVFLHIPLPEYNDVWREAVCLGEKNEDVCCPRLNTGLFAAMHLAGNVRGVFAGHDHTNDYQGSLHGISLCYGRATGYNSYGSDGFLRGARIIRLHEDRPDFTTWLRLEDGSRIDRSPGPSLSE; encoded by the coding sequence ATGAAACGGTCATTGCGGTATCGAGCTGACGGAACCTTCACCATCGTCCAGTTTACCGACACCCACTTCGGTAACGGCGAGGGAGTGGATAGCCGCACCTCCACTCTCATGTCGCAGGTACTCGATGCGGAGCGCCCGGACCTGGTCATCTTCACCGGCGATGTCATCGGCGGGCAGCAGGGTGAAAATCTGCCGCAGTCGGCCTGGCGTGCGGCTACCGCACCTGTACTCGCCCGCGACCTGCCCTGGTGCGCCGTATTTGGCAACCACGACGACGAATGCGGGGCGTCGCGCCGGCAGTTGCTGGCCCTGCAGCAGGAAATTCCCGGCTGTTTGACGCGTCCCGGCCCTTCCCGGGTCTCCGGGCTCGGCAACTTTTTCCTTCGCATCCATTCGGCCAAAGACCGGACGGCTGCGGCGTTGCTCTGCTGCCTGGATTCCAACAGCTACGCCGAAACCGCTGTCGGCGGATACGGTTGGGTCCGCGGTGATCAGATCCGCTGGTTCAGCCAGGTTGTACACCATCTGAAATCCTCTGCCGGGACTGCATTTTCGCCGCCGGTCCTGGTGTTTCTCCATATCCCCCTGCCCGAATACAACGATGTCTGGCGGGAGGCTGTCTGTCTGGGTGAAAAAAACGAGGATGTCTGCTGTCCGCGCCTCAACACCGGCCTCTTTGCCGCCATGCATCTTGCCGGTAATGTCCGGGGAGTCTTCGCCGGCCACGACCATACCAACGATTACCAGGGCAGTCTCCACGGAATCAGCCTTTGTTACGGCCGAGCCACCGGTTACAACAGCTACGGCAGTGATGGTTTTCTGCGCGGCGCCCGGATCATCCGCCTGCACGAGGACCGCCCGGACTTCACAACTTGGCTGCGTCTGGAAGATGGCAGCCGGATCGATCGCTCCCCTGGCCCCTCTCTCTCTGAATGA
- a CDS encoding glucan ABC transporter ATP-binding protein/ permease has protein sequence MITLQPLKVYSRVLKLLKPVQGLAITLTLANLCLAAVPFIEPILFGWTIDLLTQAASRGAAATLNDGIRIFGLWLVVGISGIAIGALVSLHADRLAHRLRLEVMAQYFAHVLRLHLAYHRGAHSGRLLSIMLSGGDNLFNLWLSMFRSHLSTLVALLVLLPLTIFLNWKLAMVLIVLTAVSAAATAFVTHRTNNAQCEVQSQHTRLAEQAGDAIGNVLLVQSFVRQAAELRQLRLVIDQVLKAQFPVLNWWAVVSVLSGAASTTTIIAIFAMGAWLNLHGEASVGSIVTFMGFATHLIGRLDQVVSFVNNLFMQAPSLAMFFDILDTRSTVQDLPGALPLTRVAGRVDFNNIVFSYESGRKALDGVSFTMEPGQVVGLVGETGAGKSTAMGLLLRQYDPEQGQVLIDGTDIRQVTLDSLRANIGVVFQESLLFFRTIEENLKVGRPDATDEEMVNAARQAQAHDFIMRQPQGYQTLIGERGSKLSGGERQRLAIARVLLKNPPILVLDEATSALDSATETKVQKAFETLMEGRSTLIIAHRLATIRKADLILVFQQGRIIERGTYDELARGSGLFAQLVAAQADSLQKKP, from the coding sequence ATGATCACCTTACAGCCCCTCAAGGTTTATAGTCGGGTCCTGAAGTTGCTCAAGCCGGTGCAAGGACTGGCGATCACCCTGACCCTTGCCAATCTCTGTCTGGCCGCAGTGCCGTTTATCGAACCGATACTTTTCGGCTGGACTATCGATCTGCTCACCCAGGCCGCCAGTCGTGGCGCCGCAGCAACCCTGAATGACGGCATCCGCATTTTCGGCCTGTGGCTGGTAGTCGGCATAAGCGGTATCGCTATCGGGGCACTGGTTTCCCTGCATGCCGACCGCCTGGCCCACCGGTTGCGGCTAGAGGTGATGGCGCAGTACTTCGCCCATGTTCTCCGCCTGCACCTGGCATATCACCGCGGCGCACATTCGGGCCGGCTGCTGAGCATCATGCTCTCCGGCGGCGACAATCTGTTCAATCTCTGGCTGTCGATGTTCCGCAGTCACCTCTCTACCCTGGTCGCCCTGCTGGTCCTCTTGCCCCTAACCATTTTCCTTAACTGGAAACTGGCAATGGTGCTCATTGTCCTGACCGCCGTTTCCGCGGCGGCTACCGCCTTTGTCACCCACCGCACCAATAACGCCCAGTGCGAGGTCCAATCGCAGCATACCAGGCTGGCTGAACAGGCGGGCGATGCCATCGGCAACGTCCTTCTGGTGCAGAGCTTTGTCCGCCAGGCGGCAGAACTGCGCCAGTTGCGGCTGGTCATCGATCAGGTCCTGAAGGCCCAGTTTCCAGTACTCAACTGGTGGGCGGTGGTGAGTGTCCTCAGCGGCGCGGCCTCAACGACGACCATCATAGCCATCTTTGCCATGGGGGCCTGGCTCAACTTGCACGGCGAGGCCAGCGTCGGCTCCATCGTCACCTTTATGGGCTTTGCCACCCACCTCATCGGCCGTCTCGATCAGGTGGTGTCTTTCGTAAACAACCTCTTTATGCAGGCGCCATCATTAGCGATGTTCTTCGATATCCTCGACACCCGGTCAACGGTACAGGACCTGCCGGGGGCGCTCCCGCTCACCCGGGTCGCCGGCCGGGTGGATTTCAACAATATCGTCTTTTCCTACGAATCCGGCCGAAAGGCCCTGGATGGCGTCAGTTTCACCATGGAACCGGGTCAGGTTGTAGGCCTTGTCGGTGAAACCGGCGCCGGCAAAAGTACGGCCATGGGCCTGCTGCTGCGGCAATACGATCCGGAGCAGGGCCAGGTGCTGATCGATGGCACCGACATCCGCCAGGTGACCCTCGATTCGCTACGCGCCAATATCGGCGTCGTCTTCCAGGAAAGCCTGTTGTTCTTTCGCACCATAGAGGAGAATTTAAAGGTTGGCCGACCGGATGCCACTGATGAAGAGATGGTCAACGCCGCCCGCCAGGCCCAGGCGCATGACTTCATCATGCGCCAGCCGCAGGGCTACCAGACACTCATCGGCGAGCGGGGATCAAAGCTCAGCGGCGGCGAACGCCAGCGATTGGCGATTGCCCGAGTTCTCCTTAAAAACCCGCCGATCCTTGTCCTTGATGAGGCAACCAGCGCCCTCGATTCGGCTACCGAGACCAAGGTTCAGAAGGCCTTTGAGACACTGATGGAGGGGCGGAGCACCTTGATCATCGCCCACCGTCTGGCGACCATCCGCAAGGCCGATCTCATCCTGGTCTTTCAACAGGGGCGGATTATCGAGCGCGGCACCTACGATGAGCTCGCAAGGGGAAGCGGCCTCTTTGCCCAGCTGGTCGCGGCGCAGGCAGACTCGTTGCAAAAAAAGCCATAA
- a CDS encoding arginine N-succinyltransferase: protein MEQQQRSSGLSGLQITGIVLLSMLVTMVATLFIVKIWFFPTPFTPVVLSPVEESQLEVKLAQFGRFANPNHPSSSLPKRANPPSSAGEPQPEVYSEEGASREIRLSEREINALVAKNTDLASKMAIDLSEDLVSLKMLIPLDPDFPFIGGQTLKVRAGVEIAYRQGLPVFILRGVSVMGVPLPNAWMAGLKNIDMVKVFGSEPGFWRSFADGVASIQVREGTLRIVLNE from the coding sequence GTGGAACAGCAGCAGCGATCTTCCGGTCTTTCAGGACTTCAAATCACCGGCATCGTCCTCCTGTCCATGCTGGTGACAATGGTAGCGACCCTGTTTATCGTTAAGATCTGGTTCTTCCCCACGCCGTTTACACCGGTTGTCCTCAGCCCGGTTGAAGAAAGCCAGCTTGAGGTGAAGTTGGCACAGTTTGGACGATTTGCAAACCCAAACCATCCCTCCTCCAGCCTTCCCAAAAGGGCCAACCCCCCTTCGTCAGCCGGCGAACCGCAACCCGAGGTCTATTCGGAAGAGGGCGCGTCCCGGGAAATCAGACTGTCAGAACGAGAAATCAATGCGCTGGTTGCTAAGAACACCGACTTGGCGAGCAAGATGGCCATTGACCTTTCCGAGGATTTGGTCAGTCTCAAGATGCTCATTCCGCTGGACCCGGATTTTCCCTTTATTGGTGGCCAGACCCTGAAGGTACGGGCCGGAGTCGAAATCGCCTATCGTCAAGGCCTGCCGGTATTCATCCTGCGTGGCGTTTCGGTCATGGGAGTACCTCTCCCCAATGCCTGGATGGCAGGCCTGAAAAATATCGACATGGTTAAGGTCTTCGGCTCAGAACCGGGATTCTGGAGGAGCTTTGCTGATGGAGTTGCATCCATCCAGGTGCGGGAAGGTACGTTGCGGATAGTTTTAAACGAATGA
- a CDS encoding acetate--CoA ligase family protein, which yields MTDQPALTINFPIITSLFAEAEMQGRHFLFEYETYQLLAGSGAETPPRTQLLPKGSRLTDKELLAMPGNKVVLKIVSPTIIHKTEVGGVKVVEKIPDKIRSAWRRMLYEVPEAYAAAIERRSIHAPEGYLGLTGEALRQAITDDIVGVLLVQFMPPDSEAFGNEMIVGIRNTREFGMIISAGLGGTDTELYAERFRKGQAIVAASTAMTDGPAFFNIFKKTISYQKLAGLTRGQRRIVTDEQLIECFSSFIAMANFYSAANPQAPYVIEELEINPFAFTDYLMVPLDGMCRFSPPGRRPVARPYQKVSRLLHPRTIGIIGVSTTRVNFGRTILDNILANGFPREDIRIIKPDLDSFAGVRCVPSLAALQEKIDLLVVAVDAGQLPELVDEILTKDAAESVMLIPGGMGETHDSAGRARQVMAKISAAHLTGDGGPVFLGANCLGVISHPGRYDTMFIPEAKLPKRRGSYKRAAAFVSQSGAFMITRLSKRPELDPAYMISVGNQNDLTLGDIIKYLSDNQDLAIIAVYAEGFKDLDGLEFCRAVRKAVQAGKDVIFYKAGYTPEGKSATSGHTASLAGDYMVCTSCVRQAGGMVAGTFTQFEDLLMVAQRLHDKEINGNRLAAVSGAGYEAVGMADNILSEDFAMQMADLAPTTCDKLRTLLQAKGLDKLVEIKNPMDINPGADDETHVAAVKYLAEDPDIDAVVVGLDPLSPAMHTLAEDEAERYSMADKQSIALQMPALAGQLRKPVIGVVDAGRLYDPLVDELMAKGMAVFRSSDRAVQTLAMYIEGRLYAAQLRRSPGFVHKQGNLHMEGGHDHLTAPQGL from the coding sequence ATGACAGACCAACCGGCACTGACAATCAATTTCCCAATCATTACCAGCCTTTTCGCCGAGGCGGAGATGCAGGGTCGCCATTTTCTGTTTGAATACGAAACCTATCAGCTGCTTGCCGGTTCCGGGGCGGAGACACCGCCGCGCACCCAACTGTTGCCGAAGGGCAGCCGCTTGACCGATAAAGAACTCCTGGCCATGCCGGGGAACAAGGTGGTTTTAAAGATCGTCTCGCCGACCATCATCCACAAAACGGAAGTGGGTGGGGTCAAGGTGGTCGAGAAGATACCGGACAAGATCCGTTCCGCCTGGCGACGGATGCTCTACGAGGTCCCGGAAGCCTATGCCGCGGCCATCGAACGGCGCAGCATCCATGCCCCGGAGGGATACCTGGGTTTGACCGGCGAAGCGCTCCGCCAGGCCATTACCGACGATATCGTCGGCGTCCTGCTGGTCCAGTTCATGCCCCCCGATTCCGAGGCCTTCGGCAACGAGATGATTGTCGGCATCCGCAACACAAGGGAATTCGGGATGATCATCAGCGCCGGACTGGGCGGCACCGATACCGAGTTGTACGCCGAACGATTCCGCAAAGGCCAGGCCATCGTCGCCGCCTCCACCGCCATGACCGACGGACCGGCCTTTTTCAATATTTTCAAGAAGACCATCAGTTACCAAAAACTTGCCGGACTGACCCGCGGCCAGCGGCGCATCGTCACCGACGAGCAGCTGATCGAATGTTTCAGCTCCTTTATCGCCATGGCCAACTTCTATTCGGCGGCCAATCCCCAGGCGCCCTATGTCATTGAAGAACTGGAGATCAACCCCTTTGCCTTCACCGATTATCTGATGGTGCCGCTCGATGGCATGTGCCGCTTCTCGCCGCCCGGCAGGCGACCGGTCGCCAGACCCTACCAAAAGGTCAGTCGCCTCCTGCATCCGCGCACAATTGGTATCATCGGGGTCTCAACAACGCGGGTTAATTTCGGACGGACCATACTTGACAATATCCTCGCCAACGGCTTTCCCAGAGAGGATATCCGGATTATCAAGCCGGACCTCGACAGTTTTGCCGGGGTTCGCTGCGTCCCAAGCCTCGCCGCTCTTCAGGAAAAAATCGATCTCTTGGTCGTGGCAGTGGATGCCGGCCAGCTGCCGGAACTGGTGGACGAGATCCTGACCAAGGATGCTGCCGAGTCGGTAATGCTTATCCCCGGCGGCATGGGCGAGACCCACGATAGCGCCGGGCGGGCCCGGCAGGTCATGGCGAAAATCAGTGCCGCCCATCTGACCGGCGACGGCGGTCCGGTGTTTCTCGGGGCCAATTGCCTGGGGGTGATTTCCCATCCCGGCAGATACGACACCATGTTCATCCCCGAGGCCAAATTGCCGAAGCGACGCGGCTCCTACAAACGGGCCGCTGCCTTTGTCAGCCAAAGCGGGGCCTTCATGATAACCCGTCTCAGCAAACGCCCGGAACTTGACCCAGCGTACATGATATCGGTCGGCAACCAGAACGACCTGACCCTCGGCGATATCATCAAATACCTGAGCGACAATCAGGACCTTGCCATCATTGCCGTGTATGCGGAAGGATTCAAAGACCTGGATGGCCTGGAGTTCTGCCGCGCCGTACGAAAGGCAGTGCAGGCAGGCAAGGATGTCATATTTTATAAGGCCGGTTACACCCCCGAAGGCAAGAGCGCCACCTCCGGCCATACCGCCTCCCTGGCCGGAGATTACATGGTCTGCACATCCTGCGTGCGCCAGGCGGGTGGCATGGTGGCCGGCACCTTCACGCAGTTTGAGGATCTGCTGATGGTCGCCCAGCGTTTGCACGACAAGGAGATCAACGGCAATCGCCTGGCAGCGGTCAGCGGTGCCGGTTATGAAGCGGTGGGCATGGCCGACAATATCCTCTCCGAGGATTTTGCCATGCAGATGGCAGACCTTGCCCCCACCACCTGCGACAAACTGCGGACCCTGTTGCAGGCCAAGGGTCTGGATAAGCTGGTGGAGATCAAAAACCCCATGGACATCAATCCCGGAGCCGATGACGAAACCCATGTGGCCGCCGTCAAATATCTGGCGGAGGACCCGGATATCGACGCGGTGGTGGTTGGCCTTGATCCCCTGTCTCCGGCCATGCACACCCTCGCCGAAGACGAGGCGGAGCGCTACAGCATGGCCGACAAACAGAGCATCGCCCTGCAGATGCCGGCCCTTGCCGGCCAATTACGCAAGCCGGTAATCGGGGTGGTGGACGCCGGCCGTCTTTACGATCCCCTGGTTGATGAACTGATGGCCAAGGGCATGGCAGTTTTTCGTTCGTCGGACCGGGCGGTGCAAACCTTGGCCATGTACATTGAGGGGCGCCTGTATGCGGCGCAGTTGCGCAGGTCTCCCGGTTTCGTCCATAAGCAGGGAAACCTTCACATGGAGGGAGGACATGATCACCTTACAGCCCCTCAAGGTTTATAG